GGTGGAGAAGCCGCTGGAGCTGCTGCGACCGGCCGTCGATCTGCTCACGGTGCTGAACAGCCTGGTCGAGGACCCGACGCACGGTCAGCGGATCCGAATCGCCCTGCACACCGCCGACGCCAACGCCCGGCCGCACGGCGACAACGCAGCGCTGTCCAGGATCAGCCTCGCTCTCGGCTTCCTCCAGCACGTGGCCGGGGAGTACAACGACGCCGAGCTGTCGTTCCGTCAGAGTCTGGAACTGCAGGGCCCCGACGACCGGACCCATCTGCGGATCGCCGCGGCCAACCTGCTCGCGGTGGTGCTCAGTCTGGCCGACCGGCCGGCCGAGGCGCTGCCGTTCTTCGAGCAGGCCCGGGAGATCAGTCGCAGCCTGGGCGCCACCATCAGCGAAGCCCGGTTGCTCGGCAACATCGCCAGGGCCCACCTTGATCTGCGTCAGCAGGACGATGCCGCCAGATCGGCCCAGGCCGCGGTCGCCGCCGCACGGGCGTCCGGGAACATCCCCTGCCTCGCCGACACGCTCTACCAACTCGGTGTGGTGCTCCGCTCGACCGGCTCCCCCGGCGAAGCCGCCCCGCATCTGCGCGAGGCGCACCAGCTCTACCAGTCGGAGCAACGCCGGATCTGGGAGGGCTACTCCCTCGCCCGCCTCGCGCCCTGCCTGCTCGCCGACGGCCAGTACGCCGAAGCGGCCGAGGCCGCGGACGAGTCGCTCGCCATCGCCCAGGAGCTGGATGCCGCGTACTGCCAGGGCCTGGCCAACGCGGCGCTCGGCGAGGCGCTCCTGAAGCTGGGTCAGCCGGCGCGTGGGCTGGCCTGTCTTCAGGAGGCGCTCGCCGTGTTCACGCGGCTCGGTGTGCCCGAAGTCCTCCCCGTGCAGGACCTCATCGGGCAGCAACAGCACACCGAGCCCGCCGCACCCCCCGCGCCGTGACCACCTGTCCCCCGACAGGTCCCCCTCTGCGTGTCAGTACTCCCGCAGCCCCCCGGCTGCGGGAGCACCTCGACGCTTCCCCGGCGCTGGTCCCTACTCTGGCACCCGTCGATTGACATCCGATAAACGCGGGGGCGGCTCGGATCGGTGCAGGTCGGAACGGGCCACCCCGTCGCGCCACGCGGCGCGCAGTGGGGTTTCGCACCACCCCCGACCGCCCCGGAATGCTCCGGCCATCCCGGCCAAATTCATCCCAACAACCACGAGTTGGCCGGAAAAGGACCCTATGGTCGGTTGATCGCGCCTATTCTCGGAGGCCAGCGACGTATTGACGGCGGGCCGGCAAGTGGAGCGGAGCGACAGGCAGGGCGGCGACGCAGCACAGAGTGACGCGGGAGCGTGACGGACCGTCACGCGCGGTGGACGGCGCCGCCAGGAGGCAGCCCGGGCACCGGCGGGTGGCGGCCAGGGTGGAAAGGTGCCTCTCAATCGTGACGACCGGACAGATATCCGATCCCGCCCAGGGCCGCGGGCCCTCCCACGCCGATCACCAGACCCGCCGTCGGACCGAGCGCGCGCTCCAGGCGGTGGCCTTCGACACCATCGGCGCCCGCTACGTCGAGGCGTTTCCGGACAAGGCCGGTCAGCTGGCCTGCGGTGAGTGGCTGCTCGACGCACTGGAGCCGGGTGCCCAGGTACTGGACGTCGGCTGCGGCACCGGGGATCCGACGGTCCGTCAGCTGACCGGCGGCGGCCTGCGGGTGACCGGGGTCGACCTCTCGGACGGGATGCTGCGACTGGCCAGGCAGAGCGTGCCCGCCGCCGAGTACCACCGGATCGACATGTACGACCTGGCCACCGAGCGGGCCCACCGTGCCTGGGACGCAGCCGAGTTGGGGCCGCGGGCGGCCGGTCGGTACGCCGCGGCC
This genomic interval from Kitasatospora gansuensis contains the following:
- a CDS encoding class I SAM-dependent DNA methyltransferase, which gives rise to MAFDTIGARYVEAFPDKAGQLACGEWLLDALEPGAQVLDVGCGTGDPTVRQLTGGGLRVTGVDLSDGMLRLARQSVPAAEYHRIDMYDLATERAHRAWDAAELGPRAAGRYAAATAFFSLIMLPQAEIPEVLGRIRTLLRPGGLLALGMVEADLDHAPLPFLGHEIRISGYLREELEQTLHRAGFSVEAHSGHPYAPASTTLPPEEQLFLRCRRVG